In Arsenicicoccus sp. oral taxon 190, the following are encoded in one genomic region:
- a CDS encoding 3-hydroxybutyrate dehydrogenase, with the protein MYQCTIDHSGRRALVTGAASGIGRAVCETLAASDAHVLAVDLDAQGLDRLVDEVDGVEALPCDLSDLDAVQRLPHDVDILVNNAGIQHVSPIQDFPLEKFELIMRLMLHAPFYLVRQSIPHMYARGFGRIVHVSSVHGLRASAFKSAYVTAKHGLEGLSKTVALEGAEHGVTSVTVNPAYVRTPLVEKQIADQARTHGISEDEVVDTIMLTPVALKRLVEPAEVAELVAFLTGPTAASMTGSSYPMDGAWTAH; encoded by the coding sequence ATGTATCAGTGCACCATCGACCACTCCGGACGCCGCGCCCTCGTCACGGGGGCGGCCAGCGGCATCGGCCGCGCCGTCTGCGAGACGCTGGCCGCGAGCGACGCCCATGTCCTCGCCGTGGACCTGGACGCGCAGGGCCTCGACCGCCTCGTCGACGAGGTGGACGGGGTCGAGGCGCTGCCGTGCGACCTGTCCGACCTCGACGCCGTGCAGCGGCTGCCGCACGACGTGGACATCCTGGTCAACAACGCCGGCATCCAGCACGTCAGCCCGATCCAGGACTTCCCCCTGGAGAAGTTCGAGCTGATCATGCGGCTCATGCTGCACGCCCCGTTCTACCTGGTGCGTCAGTCGATCCCGCACATGTACGCCCGCGGCTTCGGTCGGATCGTGCACGTCTCGTCGGTGCACGGACTGCGAGCGAGCGCCTTCAAGTCGGCCTACGTCACCGCCAAGCACGGGCTCGAGGGACTGAGCAAGACCGTGGCCCTGGAGGGCGCCGAGCACGGCGTCACCAGCGTCACCGTCAACCCGGCCTACGTCCGGACCCCGTTGGTGGAGAAGCAGATCGCCGACCAGGCGCGGACCCACGGGATCAGCGAGGACGAGGTGGTCGACACGATCATGCTGACCCCGGTGGCGCTCAAGCGGCTGGTCGAGCCCGCGGAGGTGGCCGAGCTGGTGGCCTTCCTGACCGGCCCCACGGCCGCCTCGATGACGGGGTCCTCCTACCCGATGGACGGGGCCTGGACGGCCCACTGA